The following are from one region of the Lacinutrix sp. Bg11-31 genome:
- a CDS encoding diadenylate cyclase yields the protein MEIFDTILNFGIIDYIDVFLVALLLYYIYRLVRGTVAINIFLGIVFIYFIYLIVEALKMVLLTKILGGFISVGFIALIVVFQQEVRKFLLMIGSTNFASKRGFLKHIKFLKMEGVSASSTDIEVIIAACNKMATSKTGALIVLERENNLDFLVSTGDEMNIKVTQPIIESIFFKNSPLHDGAIIIENNIVKATRVILPVNNEKTIPQRFGLRHRAAVGITERTDAIAITVSEETGQISCFKNGTFVDFKDSTELIEIIKEDLI from the coding sequence TTGGAAATTTTCGACACCATACTAAACTTCGGCATAATAGACTATATAGATGTCTTCTTAGTTGCCTTGCTTTTATATTATATATATAGATTAGTTAGAGGCACAGTTGCCATTAATATTTTTCTTGGTATTGTGTTTATTTACTTCATCTATTTAATTGTAGAAGCGCTTAAAATGGTATTGCTAACAAAAATTCTTGGCGGTTTTATTAGTGTTGGGTTTATAGCTTTAATTGTAGTGTTTCAGCAAGAGGTTAGAAAATTTTTATTAATGATTGGCTCTACAAACTTCGCCTCTAAACGTGGTTTTTTAAAACATATTAAGTTTTTAAAAATGGAAGGAGTTTCTGCATCTTCTACAGATATTGAGGTTATAATTGCGGCTTGTAACAAAATGGCAACATCTAAAACAGGTGCACTAATAGTTTTAGAGCGTGAAAATAATCTTGATTTTTTGGTTAGTACAGGAGACGAGATGAATATTAAAGTTACGCAGCCTATTATAGAAAGTATCTTCTTTAAAAATAGTCCGCTTCATGATGGTGCAATAATTATAGAAAATAATATTGTTAAAGCAACACGTGTAATTTTACCTGTTAATAACGAGAAAACCATTCCACAACGTTTTGGATTAAGACACAGAGCAGCAGTTGGTATTACAGAACGTACTGATGCTATTGCAATAACAGTTAGTGAAGAAACTGGACAAATTTCTTGTTTTAAAAACGGAACGTTTGTAGATTTTAAAGATTCTACAGAGTTAATAGAAATTATTAAAGAAGACTTAA
- the folP gene encoding dihydropteroate synthase: MTINCRGKLIDLSTPKVMGILNVTPDSFYDGGMYKEESNIINQVQKMLDDGVTFIDVGAYSSKPNADEVSQDEELQRIIPIIELLVKQFPEIIISVDTFRAEVAKQCIEKGAALVNDISAGHLDNNMLEIVANLNVPYIMMHMRGTPKTMQQQTEYNNILKDIILYFSERITKARALGIKDVIIDPGFGFAKTLNQNFELLNVLEGFKITDLPLLAGMSRKSMIYKTLETSASEALNGTTALNMVALQKGAAILRVHDVKEAVECVTLFNQLK, encoded by the coding sequence ATGACCATTAATTGCAGAGGAAAACTTATCGATTTATCTACACCAAAAGTAATGGGTATTCTTAATGTTACTCCCGATTCTTTTTATGATGGCGGAATGTATAAAGAGGAGTCTAATATTATTAACCAAGTACAAAAAATGCTTGATGATGGTGTTACTTTTATAGATGTTGGTGCTTATAGCTCTAAGCCAAATGCAGATGAAGTCTCTCAAGATGAAGAACTCCAACGCATAATTCCAATTATAGAATTATTGGTTAAACAGTTTCCAGAAATTATAATTTCTGTAGATACGTTTCGTGCAGAAGTTGCTAAACAATGTATTGAAAAAGGAGCTGCTTTGGTAAACGATATTTCGGCAGGACATTTAGATAATAATATGTTGGAAATAGTTGCTAACTTAAATGTGCCGTACATAATGATGCATATGCGTGGTACTCCAAAAACAATGCAACAACAAACAGAATATAATAATATTTTAAAAGATATTATTTTATATTTTTCTGAAAGAATAACAAAAGCTAGAGCCTTAGGGATTAAAGATGTTATTATAGATCCAGGTTTTGGGTTTGCTAAAACATTAAATCAGAATTTCGAATTATTAAACGTTTTAGAAGGTTTTAAAATAACCGATTTGCCTTTGTTGGCTGGCATGTCTAGAAAATCTATGATTTACAAAACATTAGAAACTTCTGCATCTGAAGCTCTAAATGGAACAACAGCGTTAAATATGGTTGCCTTGCAAAAAGGAGCTGCTATTTTAAGAGTTCACGATGTTAAAGAAGCAGTAGAATGTGTCACACTTTTTAATCAACTTAAATAA
- a CDS encoding DUF1599 domain-containing protein has translation MQDTSKQYDAVIETCRSLFINKMSDYGSAWRILRLPSLTDQIFIKAQRIRSLQQNDVRKVDEGEQSEFIGIINYSLMALIQLEKGIVEQPDLSTEDATVLYDKKVAITKQLMLDKNHDYGEAWRDMRVSSLTDLILQKLLRVKQIEDNAGKTIVSEGIDANYQDMINYAIFAMIHLNEK, from the coding sequence ATGCAAGATACTTCAAAACAATATGATGCTGTTATAGAAACGTGTCGCAGTCTGTTTATTAATAAAATGAGTGACTATGGAAGCGCATGGCGAATTTTAAGATTGCCATCGTTAACAGATCAGATTTTTATAAAAGCACAACGTATTAGAAGTTTGCAACAAAACGATGTAAGAAAAGTTGATGAAGGTGAACAAAGCGAATTTATAGGAATTATAAATTATTCTTTAATGGCGCTTATTCAGCTTGAAAAAGGTATTGTAGAGCAACCCGATTTATCTACAGAAGATGCTACCGTTTTATACGATAAAAAAGTAGCCATCACCAAACAATTAATGCTAGACAAAAACCACGATTATGGTGAAGCTTGGCGAGATATGCGTGTAAGTTCTTTAACCGATTTAATTTTACAAAAATTATTACGCGTTAAACAAATTGAAGACAACGCTGGTAAAACAATTGTAAGCGAAGGTATAGACGCTAATTATCAAGACATGATAAATTACGCCATTTTTGCTATGATTCATTTAAACGAAAAATAA
- a CDS encoding BT_3928 family protein, with amino-acid sequence MKYLVHICRLLVGGLFIFSGLIKLNDPLGFSYKLQEYFSSEVLNLPSLDPYALGISVFVVVLEVVLGVFLLIGYKRKFTIWMLLGMIVFFTFLTFYAAYFEVVKDCGCFGDFLPLKPWKSFTKDLILLILILVLVAGIKHIKPIFGKFPTTILALLGFIGSLWFGYHVLMHLPTWDFRAYAVGKNIAEGMVVPDDAQKAVQEYTWTFNVGGENLEYVTDGSYPTVDGEYVSVETKILIEGYDPPVKDFSIETDDEDFTTKFLAEDHLIMVVAYNLEKANEQGLKNIKKVTDKAIENGYTVIGLSSSGDEDKQYAKEKYGFGFDFYLCDEKALKTVVRSNPGILKLEKGTVMQKEHFNDAEEIDLPKVERKPEPVVIISTAYFVNEEEVTKDEVEAIDPETIESMNVIKEGSELEILNSMTSSNYTELIKITLKEE; translated from the coding sequence ATGAAATACTTAGTTCACATTTGCAGACTATTAGTTGGAGGATTATTCATCTTTTCAGGATTAATAAAACTTAACGATCCCTTAGGTTTCTCTTACAAACTACAAGAATATTTTAGTTCAGAGGTATTAAACCTACCGTCTTTAGATCCTTACGCTTTGGGTATTTCGGTATTTGTAGTTGTGCTAGAAGTTGTATTAGGCGTTTTTCTATTAATTGGTTACAAACGTAAGTTCACCATTTGGATGCTTTTAGGAATGATTGTCTTTTTTACATTCTTAACTTTCTACGCAGCTTATTTCGAAGTTGTAAAAGACTGTGGTTGTTTTGGCGATTTTCTTCCTTTAAAACCATGGAAAAGTTTCACAAAAGATTTAATTCTACTTATTCTTATACTTGTTTTAGTCGCAGGAATAAAACATATAAAACCAATATTTGGTAAGTTCCCAACGACTATTCTAGCATTATTAGGCTTTATTGGTAGTTTATGGTTTGGTTACCATGTGTTAATGCATTTACCAACTTGGGATTTTAGAGCCTATGCTGTTGGTAAAAACATTGCAGAAGGTATGGTTGTGCCAGATGATGCACAAAAAGCGGTACAAGAATACACTTGGACCTTTAATGTTGGTGGAGAAAACCTAGAATATGTTACCGATGGTAGTTACCCAACTGTAGATGGAGAATACGTTAGTGTTGAAACTAAAATTTTAATAGAAGGATACGATCCTCCAGTTAAAGATTTTTCTATCGAAACTGATGATGAAGATTTTACCACTAAATTTTTAGCCGAAGATCACCTTATTATGGTAGTCGCTTACAATCTTGAAAAGGCTAACGAGCAAGGCTTAAAAAACATTAAAAAAGTAACAGATAAAGCTATTGAAAACGGCTATACGGTAATTGGTTTATCATCTTCAGGAGACGAAGACAAACAGTATGCAAAAGAAAAATACGGTTTCGGTTTCGACTTCTATTTATGTGATGAAAAAGCATTAAAAACAGTAGTACGTTCTAATCCTGGAATTTTAAAATTAGAGAAAGGAACTGTAATGCAAAAAGAGCATTTTAACGATGCCGAGGAAATAGACTTACCTAAAGTTGAACGCAAACCTGAGCCAGTTGTTATAATAAGCACTGCTTACTTTGTTAACGAAGAAGAAGTAACCAAAGACGAAGTTGAAGCTATAGATCCTGAGACAATTGAAAGCATGAATGTTATAAAAGAAGGTTCAGAATTAGAAATACTTAATTCAATGACCTCAAGTAACTATACCGAGTTAATAAAAATAACACTAAAAGAAGAATAA
- a CDS encoding ABC transporter permease, which translates to MISYLLNKTFYALLTLFGVVTVIFFLFNILPGDPAQMMLGQNEDSEQLAIVKKKYGFDKSVGTQYLYYLNDLSPISFHSNTEDDYTFLRPQKYSEAKLFTIGNTTTVLKFPYLRESFTKQGKKVSTVLAETLPNTFVLAISAIGIALFLGISLGIISALKKDTFLDKAIQILSTIGMSIPSFFSAILFAWFFGFVLHKYTNLEMTGSLFELDDFGEKVNIKLKNLILPALVLGIRPLAVVIQLMRNSLLEVFNQDYIRTARAKGLSEFQIIKKHAIKNALNPVVTAISGWFASMLAGAVFVEYIFGWNGLGKEIVNALNTLDLPVIMGSVLIIALLFIIINIFVDIIYAWLDPKVKLE; encoded by the coding sequence CTGATAAGCTACCTCTTAAATAAAACATTCTATGCACTACTCACCTTATTTGGAGTAGTCACTGTTATATTCTTTTTATTCAATATCTTACCTGGAGACCCAGCACAAATGATGCTGGGACAAAACGAAGATAGCGAGCAATTAGCCATCGTTAAAAAAAAATATGGTTTCGATAAATCTGTAGGCACACAATACCTATATTATTTAAACGACCTCTCTCCTATCTCGTTTCACTCTAATACAGAAGACGATTACACTTTTTTAAGACCTCAAAAATATTCGGAAGCAAAACTCTTTACTATCGGTAATACAACAACCGTTTTAAAGTTTCCATACTTAAGAGAATCCTTTACAAAACAAGGTAAAAAAGTAAGTACTGTTTTAGCCGAAACACTACCTAACACATTTGTATTAGCTATTTCAGCCATAGGCATAGCTTTATTTTTAGGCATAAGTTTAGGCATAATTTCAGCATTAAAAAAAGACACCTTTTTAGACAAAGCAATACAAATACTTAGTACTATTGGCATGAGTATTCCTTCGTTTTTTAGCGCTATTCTATTCGCTTGGTTTTTTGGTTTTGTGCTTCATAAATACACCAATTTAGAAATGACAGGTAGTCTTTTCGAACTTGACGACTTTGGCGAAAAAGTAAACATTAAGCTTAAAAACTTAATCCTTCCCGCATTAGTTTTAGGCATTCGCCCATTAGCAGTAGTTATTCAATTAATGCGAAATTCATTATTAGAAGTTTTTAACCAAGATTACATTCGTACAGCACGAGCAAAAGGCTTAAGCGAATTTCAAATTATAAAAAAACACGCCATTAAAAACGCATTAAATCCAGTAGTAACCGCAATATCTGGTTGGTTTGCCTCTATGCTAGCAGGAGCCGTTTTTGTAGAATATATTTTTGGATGGAATGGACTTGGTAAAGAAATAGTAAACGCATTAAACACATTAGATTTACCTGTAATTATGGGTTCTGTGTTAATTATAGCCTTACTCTTTATAATTATTAATATTTTTGTAGATATTATCTACGCTTGGTTAGATCCAAAAGTAAAACTAGAATAA
- the tpiA gene encoding triose-phosphate isomerase, whose translation MRKNIVAGNWKMNNDLSQTEVLITELLKQKQTSNAEVMIAPTSVNLFQAFNATRNSNIEVVAQNMHFADNGAYTGEISAKMLKSVGVQTVILGHSERRAYFNETDQLLAKKADAALKNDMRVIFCFGEELADRKAGDEEKIVGDQIKNALFHLEASAFKDIVLAYEPVWAIGTGETASPEQAQDMHKFIRETLNSKYGEQVSQDMTILYGGSVKPANAKEIFSKPDVDGGLIGGAALKADDFYAIINAF comes from the coding sequence ATGAGAAAAAATATAGTAGCCGGAAACTGGAAAATGAATAACGATTTATCGCAAACCGAAGTATTAATAACTGAGCTTTTAAAACAAAAGCAAACGTCTAATGCAGAAGTAATGATTGCACCAACATCTGTAAATCTATTTCAAGCCTTCAATGCTACAAGAAACTCAAACATAGAGGTTGTAGCACAAAACATGCACTTTGCAGACAATGGTGCTTATACAGGAGAAATTAGCGCTAAAATGTTAAAAAGCGTTGGTGTACAAACAGTAATTTTAGGACACAGCGAACGTCGTGCTTATTTTAACGAAACAGACCAACTTTTAGCAAAAAAAGCAGACGCTGCCTTAAAAAACGACATGAGAGTAATCTTTTGTTTTGGCGAAGAATTAGCCGATAGAAAAGCAGGTGACGAAGAAAAAATAGTAGGTGATCAAATTAAAAATGCGCTATTTCATTTAGAAGCTTCTGCATTTAAAGACATCGTTTTAGCCTACGAACCTGTTTGGGCAATTGGAACTGGCGAAACAGCAAGTCCAGAGCAAGCACAAGACATGCACAAGTTTATTAGAGAGACATTAAACAGCAAATATGGCGAGCAAGTATCTCAAGACATGACTATTCTTTATGGCGGTAGTGTAAAACCTGCAAACGCTAAAGAAATCTTTAGTAAACCAGACGTAGACGGAGGACTTATAGGTGGAGCAGCCTTAAAAGCCGACGATTTTTACGCCATAATAAATGCATTTTAA
- the prmA gene encoding 50S ribosomal protein L11 methyltransferase, producing MSNTIYIGYYFTVKPLQPATEILIAELGYAGFESFVETETGVTAYIQKEEWREDILQDIYVLTSDEFEISYTFDEIEQVNWNSEWEKNFNPIIVDNLCSVRAPFHEKPDTQYDIIIEPKMSFGTGHHETTHMMIQHIMANDFQGKSVLDMGCGTAVLAILAEMKGANPIDAIDIDNWCYLNSVENAERNNAKNITVYEGDANLLVNKKYDTIIANINRNILLNDIKTYAKCLNGNGSLFLSGFYEADIPTIEKECNTNGLKLKNKLKRNDWVALHFEN from the coding sequence ATGTCAAATACAATATACATAGGTTATTATTTTACAGTAAAACCATTACAACCAGCAACCGAAATTCTAATTGCAGAACTTGGTTACGCAGGATTCGAAAGCTTTGTTGAAACCGAAACCGGAGTTACAGCATACATCCAAAAAGAAGAATGGAGAGAAGATATCTTACAAGATATTTACGTGTTAACAAGCGATGAGTTCGAAATCTCTTACACTTTCGACGAGATAGAACAAGTAAATTGGAATAGCGAATGGGAGAAAAATTTCAATCCAATTATAGTGGATAATCTTTGCTCTGTTCGTGCACCGTTTCACGAAAAGCCAGACACGCAATACGATATTATTATAGAACCAAAAATGAGTTTTGGTACAGGACATCATGAAACAACACATATGATGATACAACATATAATGGCAAACGATTTTCAAGGAAAATCTGTTTTAGATATGGGATGTGGTACAGCCGTTTTAGCAATCTTAGCCGAAATGAAAGGTGCAAATCCAATAGATGCTATAGATATAGATAACTGGTGCTATTTAAATAGTGTAGAAAATGCAGAACGTAATAATGCTAAAAACATTACTGTTTACGAAGGTGACGCCAATTTATTAGTAAATAAAAAATACGATACTATTATAGCAAACATAAACCGTAATATCCTTTTAAACGATATTAAGACTTATGCAAAATGTTTAAACGGAAATGGTTCTCTATTTTTAAGCGGATTCTACGAAGCCGATATTCCAACTATTGAGAAAGAATGCAATACAAACGGTTTAAAGTTAAAAAATAAGTTAAAACGTAATGATTGGGTTGCTTTACATTTCGAAAATTAA
- a CDS encoding ATP-dependent Clp protease adaptor ClpS, giving the protein MSIKEKIQEQHDVETLEKPNNEIVVYNDDYNTFDHVIDTLIKACKHTPEQAEQCTILVHYKGQCTVKTGDLKDLKPICSSILEAGIDAEII; this is encoded by the coding sequence ATGAGCATCAAAGAAAAAATACAGGAACAACACGATGTTGAAACGTTAGAAAAACCAAACAACGAAATTGTGGTTTATAACGACGACTATAACACTTTCGATCACGTTATAGATACACTTATAAAAGCCTGTAAACACACACCAGAACAAGCAGAACAGTGTACAATTTTAGTACATTACAAAGGACAATGCACAGTGAAAACAGGTGATTTAAAAGATTTAAAACCTATCTGTTCTAGCATTTTAGAAGCAGGAATTGATGCTGAGATTATATAA
- a CDS encoding heavy-metal-associated domain-containing protein, with amino-acid sequence MKTSIIVQNLKCGGCANTITSKLSEINNVLDLKIDIDESKVSFNYKNEVDVLAVKDKLKTLGYPSIEDINSLTSKAKSFVSCAIGKF; translated from the coding sequence ATGAAAACTTCAATAATAGTACAAAACTTAAAATGTGGTGGTTGTGCTAATACAATCACTTCAAAACTATCTGAAATTAATAATGTTTTAGATTTAAAAATAGATATCGACGAAAGTAAAGTATCTTTTAATTACAAAAACGAAGTAGACGTTTTAGCTGTAAAAGACAAACTTAAAACTTTAGGCTATCCTTCTATCGAAGATATAAACTCTCTAACCTCTAAAGCTAAATCTTTTGTAAGTTGTGCAATTGGTAAGTTTTAA
- a CDS encoding DUF3365 domain-containing protein: MKKAILLVFFSSIIFSCNRSKDNKTNLEESKNTISILDTSAYAERGLQYAFSTKSVLGKNLMSTIQKKGTLEALTFCNTQAYPLTDSMTVVHKATIKRVSDKTRNPNNQANKKELTYINSFKNDIKNNKEHKPIVDLLENKIQVYYPITTNTMCLQCHGKPNENIEKPILKKLAILYPKDKATGYNINEVRGLWSVTFDK, encoded by the coding sequence ATGAAAAAAGCAATTCTTCTCGTTTTCTTTTCATCAATAATTTTTAGTTGTAATCGTTCAAAAGATAATAAAACCAATTTAGAAGAAAGTAAAAATACTATAAGCATTTTAGACACTTCTGCTTATGCAGAACGTGGTTTGCAATATGCTTTTTCAACCAAATCCGTTTTGGGTAAAAACCTAATGAGTACTATTCAAAAAAAAGGAACATTAGAAGCTTTAACGTTTTGTAATACACAAGCGTATCCTTTAACAGATAGCATGACTGTTGTACATAAAGCTACTATAAAACGAGTTTCGGATAAAACTAGAAACCCAAACAATCAAGCAAATAAAAAAGAATTAACTTATATTAATTCTTTTAAAAATGATATTAAAAACAATAAAGAACATAAACCAATTGTAGATTTATTAGAAAACAAAATTCAGGTATATTATCCAATTACAACTAACACAATGTGTTTACAATGTCATGGAAAACCTAATGAAAATATAGAAAAACCAATTCTAAAAAAATTAGCAATACTCTATCCAAAAGATAAAGCTACAGGCTATAATATTAATGAAGTTAGAGGTCTTTGGAGTGTTACATTCGATAAATAA
- a CDS encoding phage integrase SAM-like domain-containing protein, which translates to MSYNISIRLDTRRKKDSGMYPIKLRVYGKATQKEKWYNLDIDLTEVEYEEIWLNPKNKNLRGKNKDLRLKLQAIENRANDEAESMDAFDFKKFEFKLFRKTSDKNNVHYHFNLAVEKNIKNNKINTAESFKYTLNSLGGFSKEIKKCTIEKLRFQDIDIDWLKDYEKYMLSNGKSYTTISIYTRTLRVIFNTAIDANDLNSEHYPFGKNKYKIPRTKKVKKALNSNQLKVLFNATTANDNEAKAKDFWFFSFACNGINLKDIALLKYLDFKDDKFTYYRAKTFDKTAEKTEIIIYLTDFTSSIIEKYGNKSKTGFVFDIINKNDDILEQYKKIKNFTRYINDHIKRVAKANNLPNDISTYWARHSFATNSLRKGASMEFISEALNHSDLSVTKNYFAGFEDEAKKDFANSIMDF; encoded by the coding sequence ATGAGTTACAACATTTCTATCCGTTTAGATACGCGCAGAAAAAAAGATTCAGGAATGTATCCTATAAAACTTCGTGTTTATGGAAAAGCTACTCAAAAAGAGAAATGGTACAACTTAGACATCGACTTAACCGAAGTTGAGTATGAAGAAATTTGGCTTAACCCAAAAAACAAAAATCTTAGAGGTAAAAACAAAGACTTACGCTTAAAACTTCAAGCAATAGAGAATAGAGCTAATGATGAAGCTGAATCAATGGATGCTTTCGATTTTAAAAAATTTGAATTTAAACTATTTAGAAAAACTTCAGATAAAAATAATGTACACTATCATTTTAATCTTGCAGTAGAAAAAAACATTAAAAACAATAAAATAAACACTGCAGAAAGTTTTAAATACACACTAAATTCTCTAGGTGGTTTCAGTAAAGAAATAAAAAAATGCACCATAGAGAAATTAAGGTTTCAAGATATTGATATTGATTGGTTAAAGGATTATGAAAAATACATGTTATCTAATGGAAAAAGCTATACCACTATTTCGATTTACACTAGAACTTTGCGTGTTATTTTCAATACCGCCATTGATGCTAACGACCTAAATAGTGAACACTATCCATTTGGTAAGAACAAATACAAAATACCACGAACTAAAAAAGTAAAAAAAGCTTTAAATTCTAATCAATTAAAAGTATTATTTAATGCTACAACAGCAAACGACAATGAAGCAAAAGCAAAAGATTTTTGGTTTTTTAGTTTTGCTTGCAATGGTATTAATTTAAAAGATATTGCTCTTTTAAAATACTTAGATTTTAAAGACGATAAATTCACATATTACAGAGCAAAAACATTTGACAAAACTGCTGAAAAAACTGAGATTATTATATACCTAACAGATTTCACCTCAAGTATTATAGAAAAATATGGCAATAAATCTAAAACAGGTTTTGTATTTGATATTATTAATAAAAATGATGATATTTTAGAACAATACAAAAAAATTAAAAACTTCACACGCTACATTAACGACCATATTAAAAGAGTTGCAAAAGCGAATAATTTACCTAACGATATTTCTACCTATTGGGCTAGACATAGTTTTGCTACCAATTCATTACGTAAAGGCGCTAGTATGGAATTTATAAGTGAAGCCCTAAACCATAGCGACCTTAGTGTTACTAAAAATTACTTTGCAGGTTTTGAAGATGAAGCCAAGAAAGATTTTGCTAACTCAATAATGGACTTTTAA